In the genome of Candidatus Cloacimonas sp., one region contains:
- the rsmB gene encoding 16S rRNA (cytosine(967)-C(5))-methyltransferase RsmB has product MNFRAEAYSTILKVLKDKEYSDTLLHQRAKRIKNANEDPALFYNLVKGVIKLYLKLDYILQQYVDKNKYAATDIKIKTLLYIGLYQILYLNSIPEFAAVNETVELAKNLFNSQVGDFVNAVLRSYLRSPEITYPKEPKLRIAYEHSFPPELVEQWLDLWGEENTEYLAMFFNENPELHIRVNTTATTPDKLKAYFAKRNIIITPSPASPNMFHTAQTAEILEDVAFSEGYFSVQDTSAALIVELLDPQKDDSVLDLFAAPGGKCSYIAEKMNNTGEIIAVDKIPAKMKLLKQAADRLQLTNIKMVVTDAFKYGPVAPAFNRVLVDAPCSGWGVFGRKSDLRWQVHQNISELIKIQEKALDYAANFVTLGGFMVYSTCTMNPKENEEQIVAFLNKNKRFELVPASNFIPAVYTGEGFLRTIPFKHNMDGAFAAKLQRIK; this is encoded by the coding sequence ATGAATTTTCGCGCTGAAGCATATTCCACCATTTTGAAGGTCTTGAAAGATAAAGAATATTCTGATACCCTACTGCACCAAAGGGCAAAGAGAATTAAGAATGCGAATGAAGACCCTGCTTTATTTTACAATTTGGTGAAAGGAGTTATCAAACTCTATCTGAAACTGGATTATATCCTGCAACAATATGTAGATAAAAATAAATATGCGGCTACCGATATTAAGATTAAAACATTGCTTTATATAGGATTATACCAAATATTGTATCTAAATTCCATTCCTGAATTTGCCGCGGTAAATGAGACCGTGGAATTAGCCAAAAATCTCTTCAATTCGCAAGTTGGCGATTTTGTTAATGCCGTGTTAAGAAGTTATTTGCGTAGTCCTGAAATTACCTATCCAAAGGAACCCAAATTGCGGATTGCTTATGAACATTCTTTTCCACCCGAACTTGTTGAGCAGTGGCTTGATTTATGGGGAGAGGAAAATACGGAATATTTGGCAATGTTTTTTAATGAGAACCCGGAACTGCATATCAGAGTTAATACCACAGCCACAACTCCGGATAAGTTAAAAGCTTATTTTGCCAAAAGGAATATTATTATTACACCCTCACCCGCAAGTCCAAATATGTTTCACACTGCACAAACGGCTGAAATTCTGGAAGATGTGGCTTTTTCGGAAGGTTATTTTTCGGTTCAAGATACTTCTGCAGCATTAATTGTGGAATTACTTGATCCCCAAAAAGATGATAGTGTTTTAGATTTATTTGCTGCTCCGGGTGGCAAATGTAGCTATATTGCAGAAAAAATGAATAATACCGGTGAAATTATAGCGGTAGATAAGATCCCTGCTAAAATGAAACTGTTAAAGCAAGCAGCAGACAGATTACAACTGACAAATATAAAAATGGTTGTAACCGATGCGTTTAAATATGGTCCCGTAGCTCCTGCCTTTAATCGTGTTTTAGTAGATGCTCCTTGTTCAGGATGGGGTGTTTTTGGTAGAAAATCAGACCTTCGTTGGCAGGTGCATCAAAATATTTCCGAACTAATCAAAATTCAAGAAAAGGCATTGGATTATGCAGCTAATTTTGTCACTTTAGGTGGTTTTATGGTTTATTCAACCTGCACAATGAATCCCAAAGAAAATGAAGAACAAATTGTTGCTTTCTTAAATAAAAACAAGCGATTTGAGTTAGTCCCAGCGTCGAATTTCATCCCCGCCGTTTATACCGGAGAAGGATTTTTGCGAACCATACCTTTCAAACATAATATGGATGGTGCTTTTGCAGCCAAGTTACAACGCATCAAATAA
- a CDS encoding PASTA domain-containing protein has product MRSNPVNKQFGYLIGIGIGIIIVTAFIFSQILFPIILGRTPKVEVPSVVGMTLAQAKQILKEEKLHTIVKDSLFSDVAAAEVILEQDPTGGEKIHQDGTVYLIISKGSSTVAIPTITGKPFQEVFILLRNLDLYSSVVDSTYSDIYPANTVIRSIPSSGEKALKKSTVKLILSRGPEPDTLNYNIPIEYY; this is encoded by the coding sequence ATGAGAAGCAATCCTGTGAACAAACAGTTTGGTTATCTGATCGGAATCGGGATTGGTATTATCATTGTAACTGCTTTTATCTTTAGCCAAATATTATTTCCAATAATTTTGGGAAGAACGCCTAAAGTAGAAGTTCCGTCCGTAGTAGGAATGACTCTTGCACAAGCAAAACAGATATTAAAGGAAGAGAAATTGCATACTATAGTAAAGGACTCCCTTTTTAGTGATGTTGCAGCTGCAGAAGTTATTTTAGAACAGGATCCTACCGGTGGAGAAAAAATTCATCAGGATGGAACTGTATATTTGATAATCAGTAAGGGTTCATCTACAGTTGCAATACCTACAATAACAGGAAAACCCTTTCAGGAGGTTTTTATATTGCTTAGAAATTTAGATTTATACAGTAGTGTAGTTGATTCTACATATTCAGACATTTATCCGGCAAATACGGTTATTCGCAGTATTCCATCGTCAGGTGAAAAAGCGTTAAAAAAATCAACCGTGAAACTCATTTTAAGTAGAGGCCCGGAACCGGATACACTAAATTATAACATACCCATAGAGTATTATTAA